The nucleotide window TGGGTTTTTGTTAATCATTCTCAAGATTCAAACGTCAACGCCTATATCTTAAATGGAGCTCCCCTTTGGTGGTTTGATTTGGATGACCGTCAGAAAGATGCGATGAAGAGTGAACGTTTTACATTTATTACTTTTAACGGAGATATCGTATCACATCTGGGATATGCCCCGTATGTAGATAAGATTGTGTCGATCAATAAACAGCATGGAGATTATTGGGATCCGTTTTATCCGCATTATGAGACCAGCGGAGTATACAACAAGGATGGCAGTTTTGCATCAGCTCGAAGTGCGGGTACATGGGGAGTAGCCGATATGGCTTTGGATGTGTTCCATTCACTAGGCAGTATGCGGGATTACTTACCAAGGCAGATTGCCAAGGCATGGATAGTAATCGGCGCAGCGACCTTGGACATTATTTATAACACCTGGCAGGGAATAGTCGCAAAGGCCAATTATGTAAAAGAGCAGGCATTGATGTATATTTCCAAAGTACATCAAGCCGGACGGGAATTGATGAGCAAAGTTGAAAATTTATTCGATACTGTTGCCAAACATGCAAAAAGTTTTATAACAAAAGCGATTGATTATGTTACTGGCAACAACTTCCCAATCGAACCTTATATAAAAGTTGACATCCCAAGGCTGTTCTATTACGCCAACCGGCTTCGCTCGGTACAGAGGCGTGTCGCTCAGCTTAACGAGATGATCGACGATTTGTACTGGGAAGCGGGTGTCATGGGACTGGATAATGTCCTCGCAGCGGATATCGCCTCATCCTTCGATATCCGGATTCCGGAAAGCATCAATTACCTGAACCGGACCGCGGAACTTTTACAGCAGAATGAAAGGTATCTCGCCGGAAAAGCCGGTTCAATCAGGGGGTAAACAATGGACCCGAAAGTGAGAAGCAAGATTAATAGGATTGCGGCGGAAGCAAATGCGATCGCCCGTGAGCTGGA belongs to Mesobacillus subterraneus and includes:
- a CDS encoding Mbeg1-like protein yields the protein MSLDKLTDEEKSILLQLSYLDLPPELTVSDKSTLTINAVLIQISDNNIEVDSDRFNNIQNFLKDNPNTSLKDIKLTGYQNHNPNEANNTNGGSESGFVGYAIKDGDGNGAVLFRGSENPLNWGNLKTDWGGNLAAGISIETKQHNEALAFYEANMKNLDGDITIYGHSKGGNLGSWVFVNHSQDSNVNAYILNGAPLWWFDLDDRQKDAMKSERFTFITFNGDIVSHLGYAPYVDKIVSINKQHGDYWDPFYPHYETSGVYNKDGSFASARSAGTWGVADMALDVFHSLGSMRDYLPRQIAKAWIVIGAATLDIIYNTWQGIVAKANYVKEQALMYISKVHQAGRELMSKVENLFDTVAKHAKSFITKAIDYVTGNNFPIEPYIKVDIPRLFYYANRLRSVQRRVAQLNEMIDDLYWEAGVMGLDNVLAADIASSFDIRIPESINYLNRTAELLQQNERYLAGKAGSIRG